One window of Nicotiana tomentosiformis chromosome 11, ASM39032v3, whole genome shotgun sequence genomic DNA carries:
- the LOC138900745 gene encoding uncharacterized protein encodes MASSYWGVNHGKLVILIITFCFIIDSTAAEWLNHGGDRRNRRSAVGEVLISPRTINRLKLRWKFLAGFDITATPAVANGVVYFPSWNGNLYAVNALAGQLIWQQNLTRLTGLPVTRTTVNVTVSRSTPVVADDLLLVGIYGPAVVIAVRRLTGTLVWSTLLDPRPLALITQSGTVSLGGYYVGVSSLEELLPATQCCTFRGSLVKLNVRTGAILWQTYTLPDNGGRLGGYSGAAIWGSSPAIDIARGFVYVGTGNLYLAPPEVLRCQAAQNNRTTPPTNPDQCFGEDVHFNSILAFDVDSGEIAWATQLGGYDVFYFTCLVPNNPDCPPGPNLDADFGEAPMLLTIFSNGRLRDIVVAVQKSGFAWALDRNTGHIVWVKKAGPGSLEGGGVWGAATDGRRVYTNIVNGNRVPFTLAPSNQTTTAGGWVALDANTGQILWTTADPSNDTAHGPVTIVNGLLFAGSVAPNGPLYAMDASNGKILWTFNTGATIYGGVSVSYGCVYVGHGYSISLAKFHPTWTSGTSLFAFCIDV; translated from the exons ATGGCTTCAAGTTATTGGGGAGTCAACCATGGAAAACTTGTTATCCTAATCATCACATTTTGCTTTATTATAGATAGTACAGCTGCCGAA TGGTTGAACCACGGCGGAGACAGAAGAAACAGAAGGTCAGCTGTTGGGGAGGTTTTGATAAGTCCAAGAACAATAAACAGATTAAAACTAAGGTGGAAATTCTTGGCTGGATTTGACATTACAGCAACCCCAGCAGTGGCCAATGGAGTAGTTTATTTCCCTTCATGGAATGGGAATTTGTATGCAGTGAATGCATTAGCTGGACAACTCATATGGCAACAGAATCTTACAAGACTCACTGGCTTGCCTGTAACAAGGACAACCGTGAATGTGACAGTGTCAAGATCAACTCCAGTGGTGGCTGATGATCTTCTACTTGTGGGAATTTATGGACCTGCTGTTGTTATTGCGGTGAGACGCTTAACAGGAACACTTGTTTGGTCCACTCTGCTAGATCCCAGGCCTCTGGCTCTTATCACTCAATCAGGAACAGTTTCCTTGGG TGGATATTATGTGGGAGTATCATCACTGGAGGAACTACTACCAGCTACACAATGTTGTACTTTTAGAGGCAGTCTAGTAAAGCTAAATGTTCGAACTGGTGCAATTCTATGGCAAACATATACACTCCCAGACAATGGTGGAAGACTCGGAGGTTATTCAGGAGCAGCAATATGGGGAAGCAGCCCTGCTATTGACATAGCCAGAGGATTTGTCTACGTAGGAACTGGAAATCTATACTTAGCTCCACCAGAGGTGCTGAGATGTCAAGCAGCACAGAATAATCGAACAACGCCACCAACTAACCCTGATCAGTGTTTTGGTGAAGATGTTCATTTTAATTCCATTCTTGCATTTGATGTAGATTCTGGAGAAATTGCTTGGGCAACACAGCTTGGAGGCTATGACGTTTTCTATTTCACTTGTTTAGTTCCTAATAATCCAGATTGCCCACCAGGGCCTAACTTGGATGCAGATTTTGGAGAGGCGCCTATGTTGCTAACTATATTCTCAAATGGAAGACTGCGTGATATTGTGGTAGCTGTCCAGAAAAGTGGCTTCGCCTGGGCTCTTGATCGCAACACTGGCCATATTGTTTGGGTTAAG AAAGCAGGACCAGGGAGCTTGGAGGGAGGAGGAGTATGGGGTGCAGCCACAGATGGGAGGCGAGTTTACACAAACATAGTCAATGGAAATAGAGTTCCTTTCACCTTAGCACCTTCGAATCAAACAACAACAGCTGGTGGATGGGTAGCATTGGATGCAAACACGGGCCAAATCCTTTGGACCACTGCAGACCCTAGCAACGACACGGCCCACGGGCCGGTCACCATAGTTAATGGACTTCTTTTTGCAGGATCTGTGGCTCCTAATGGCCCTCTCTATGCCATGGATGCCAGTAATGGTAAAATCTTGTGGACATTTAACACTGGTGCTACTATCTATGGGGGTGTATCAGTTAGCTATGGTTGTGTTTATGTTGGCCATGGATATTCAATTAGTTTGGCTAAGTTCCATCCAACTTGGACCAGTGGCACTTCACTCTTTGCTTTTTGCATTGATGTCTGA